In Chloroflexota bacterium, the genomic stretch AGCCTGAGTTCCGGCGGGGCGGCGCATGAGCACGCTGCCACGACCACACCGCCGTCGCCCGGCCCGCCGCGAGCTGCTGGAGCGCTGGGGCCTCCCGATCCTGGTCTTCGTGCTGCTGATCGGGCTGTGGCAGGGCGGCGCGCTCCACGCGCTGCTCGGCCTCAGGGAGTTTCAACTACCGTTCCCGCTCCAGATCTGGGAGGCGCTGCTCGACCGCGCGGATATCCTGCTCTGGGACGCCGTGGTCTACACCGGCTTCGAGGCGGTGGCCGGGCTGGCCATCGGCGCAAGCGTCGGCTTCCTCTGCGCGTGGCTCTTCGTCAGCTACCCGTGGCTGCGCGCCGGTGCGCTGCCCATCGCCGCCGCCATGAACGCCGTGCCCATCGTGGCCGTCGCCCCGATTGCCGTGCTCTGGCTCGGCTTCGCGCAGCCGTCGAAGATCGCCGTGGTGGCGCTGATGACGTTCGCGCCGATGGTCGTGAACGCCTACAAGGGGCTGTCGAGCGTCGATAGCCATTCGCTGGATCTGCTGGCGAGCGTGGCCGCCAGCCCGTGGGATGTGTTCGTCAAGCTGCGCCTGCCAGCCTCGCTGCCGTACGTGTTCAGCGCGCTGAAGGTCGGCATCACGCTGGCGCTGATCGGGGCCGTGGTCTCCGAGTTCTTCAACGCCCAGCGCGGCCTCGGGATCACCCTCTCGAACAACATCCAGGTCGCCAGGATGCCGCTGGCCTGGGCGGCCATCGTGGTCGCTGCACTGCTGGGATTGCTGCTGTACGGGCTGATCGGCGCGGTGGAGCGGCTGTCGATCCCCTGGCA encodes the following:
- a CDS encoding ABC transporter permease; its protein translation is MSTLPRPHRRRPARRELLERWGLPILVFVLLIGLWQGGALHALLGLREFQLPFPLQIWEALLDRADILLWDAVVYTGFEAVAGLAIGASVGFLCAWLFVSYPWLRAGALPIAAAMNAVPIVAVAPIAVLWLGFAQPSKIAVVALMTFAPMVVNAYKGLSSVDSHSLDLLASVAASPWDVFVKLRLPASLPYVFSALKVGITLALIGAVVSEFFNAQRGLGITLSNNIQVARMPLAWAAIVVAALLGLLLYGLIGAVERLSIPWHVSFRRTR